In Panicum virgatum strain AP13 chromosome 4N, P.virgatum_v5, whole genome shotgun sequence, a single window of DNA contains:
- the LOC120668422 gene encoding F-box protein PP2-B10-like isoform X2, translated as MWLDRGSGAKCYMLLARGLHISWGDTPCYWRWMDLPDSRFKVAQLLNVCWFEIRGKIHSKMLSRDTAYAVYIVFKTPVESYGLDYPPQKASIDTVAGKKIIRKVCLQSYKGRHVNRWVTMRLTREYKSYRRGHGRNPVLPQERADGWMELEMGVFYNKVSDDGEVRFSLLQTSPTSKRGLIVQGIEIRPKKLG; from the exons ATGTGGTTGGACAGGGGTAGCGGCGCCAAGTGCTACATGCTGCTAGCGAGGGGCCTGCACATCTCGTGGGGCGACACGCCGTGCTACTGGCGCTGGATGGATCTCCCCGACTCCAG GTTCAAAGTTGCTCAACTCTTGAATGTTTGCTGGTTTGAAATACGGGGCAAGATACACAGCAAAATGCTATCTCGAGACACAGCTTATGCAGTTTACATTGTGTTCAAGACACCTGTTGAATCCTATGGGCTGGATTATCCACCCCAGAAGGCATCAATAGACACAGTTGCAGGAAAGAAAATAATTCGCAAAGTCTGCCTCCAAAGCTATAAAGGCAGGCATGTGAATCGTTGGGTCACAATGCGCTTGACGCGAGAATACAAGAGCTACCGGCGTGGGCATGGTAGAAACCCGGTGCTCCCTCAGGAAAGGGCTGATGGTTGGATGGAGTTGGAGATGGGTGTGTTCTACAACAAGGTTAGTGATGATGGTGAGGTGCGCTTTAGCCTACTGCAGACATCACCTACTTCGAAGAGAGGTCTTATTGTGCAAGGCATTGAGATTAGGCCCAAGAAACTAGGCTAG
- the LOC120668422 gene encoding F-box protein PP2-B11-like isoform X1 translates to MCVRFPDHERLIKRKRKSSPPAVNQFILRSVAAIPVSLAESNSQIRQRRQSARRSYSMGRRPTPPRSRACRRTSSRRRSPLPRRGAPAAPPRSLAPSATPPDPTPCGPASSSGTSHRSLPGSSPAPPRRPRRTCSFASPTAVSAFYSPMGSGYGRSPKILYSPMASRGSGAKCYMLLARGLHISWGDTPCYWRWMDLPDSRFKVAQLLNVCWFEIRGKIHSKMLSRDTAYAVYIVFKTPVESYGLDYPPQKASIDTVAGKKIIRKVCLQSYKGRHVNRWVTMRLTREYKSYRRGHGRNPVLPQERADGWMELEMGVFYNKVSDDGEVRFSLLQTSPTSKRGLIVQGIEIRPKKLG, encoded by the exons ATGTGTGTTCGTTTCCCAGATCATGAGAGgcttataaaaagaaaaagaaaatcatcCCCACCCGCAGTGAATCAATTTATCTTGCGATCCGTAGCAGCAATCCCCGTGTCGCTCGCAGAATCCAATTCCCAAATACGGCAGAGAAGACAGTCCGCGCGGAGAAGTTACTCGATGGGTCGGCGCCCGACACCTCCGAGATCGCGCGCCTGCCGGAGGACCTCCTCTCGGCGGCGCTCGCCCTTACCACGTCGAGGggcgcctgccgcgccgccgcggtctcTCGCGCCTTCCGCGACGCCGCCGGATCCGACGCCGTGTGGGCCCGCTTCGTCCTCCGGGACCTCCCACCGATCGCTGCCGGGGAgctcgccggccccgccccgccgtccaAGAAGGACCTGTTCCTTCGCCTCTCCGACCGCCGTCTCCGCGTTCTACTCGCCGATGGGCTCAGGATACGGCCGGTCCCCAAAAATCCTCTACTCGCCCATGGCCTCAAG GGGTAGCGGCGCCAAGTGCTACATGCTGCTAGCGAGGGGCCTGCACATCTCGTGGGGCGACACGCCGTGCTACTGGCGCTGGATGGATCTCCCCGACTCCAG GTTCAAAGTTGCTCAACTCTTGAATGTTTGCTGGTTTGAAATACGGGGCAAGATACACAGCAAAATGCTATCTCGAGACACAGCTTATGCAGTTTACATTGTGTTCAAGACACCTGTTGAATCCTATGGGCTGGATTATCCACCCCAGAAGGCATCAATAGACACAGTTGCAGGAAAGAAAATAATTCGCAAAGTCTGCCTCCAAAGCTATAAAGGCAGGCATGTGAATCGTTGGGTCACAATGCGCTTGACGCGAGAATACAAGAGCTACCGGCGTGGGCATGGTAGAAACCCGGTGCTCCCTCAGGAAAGGGCTGATGGTTGGATGGAGTTGGAGATGGGTGTGTTCTACAACAAGGTTAGTGATGATGGTGAGGTGCGCTTTAGCCTACTGCAGACATCACCTACTTCGAAGAGAGGTCTTATTGTGCAAGGCATTGAGATTAGGCCCAAGAAACTAGGCTAG